Proteins encoded by one window of Hyphomicrobiales bacterium:
- a CDS encoding GGDEF domain-containing protein, translating into MDSQDDIEQTIAIAENAIGAMSSNRIAAYPKAYEVWFRHLSGSNPSLSASIDDIIKKYGRISSAQILQLYEDFLAKGADTVLSDEINNKITEEASTLEKIAQRSFGLTQSMGDNLAQATEDLELQLDQTSLTKLIKRMAMETADAQRQNADISQQLKEAHKGLLLLRKNLQEVREESIMDQLTGIGNRRHFDRSLDKAILDHKHARQPLCLILADIDHFKKFNDQWGHQTGDQVLRLVALAIKSNVKVTDNPCRYGGEEFAIILPNTSLVQAHNVADRMRMTVSKRDVIKRSSGDNLGKITVSAGVALMTANDTPQSMVHRADLCLYAAKNAGRDRVVTERDKLMINAA; encoded by the coding sequence ATGGATAGCCAAGACGATATTGAGCAGACAATAGCTATTGCGGAAAACGCAATTGGCGCTATGTCGTCAAACAGAATTGCCGCCTATCCAAAAGCGTATGAAGTTTGGTTCAGACATCTTTCTGGCTCAAATCCAAGCCTATCCGCATCAATTGATGACATTATCAAAAAATATGGTCGTATCTCCTCAGCGCAAATTCTGCAGCTTTACGAAGATTTCTTGGCCAAAGGTGCTGATACCGTACTTTCTGATGAAATTAACAACAAAATCACAGAAGAAGCATCAACGCTTGAGAAAATTGCGCAGCGCTCATTCGGGCTGACCCAATCCATGGGTGATAATCTCGCTCAAGCAACAGAAGATCTTGAATTACAACTCGATCAAACATCGCTTACCAAGCTTATCAAGCGTATGGCAATGGAAACTGCTGACGCTCAAAGACAAAACGCTGATATTTCTCAACAGCTTAAAGAAGCCCATAAAGGATTACTATTACTTCGCAAAAATCTTCAAGAAGTGCGCGAAGAATCCATTATGGATCAGTTGACTGGCATCGGTAATCGCCGTCACTTTGATCGAAGCCTTGATAAAGCCATTCTGGATCATAAGCACGCAAGACAACCGCTCTGTCTTATTTTGGCAGACATTGATCATTTCAAGAAGTTCAATGACCAATGGGGACATCAAACCGGCGACCAAGTGCTACGGCTGGTGGCTCTCGCAATCAAAAGCAACGTGAAGGTAACAGATAACCCTTGCCGCTATGGTGGGGAAGAGTTCGCCATCATCTTGCCAAATACGTCGCTTGTTCAAGCACATAATGTGGCTGACAGAATGCGTATGACGGTTTCAAAACGCGATGTAATCAAGCGATCATCAGGCGATAATCTGGGTAAAATTACGGTCTCTGCGGGCGTTGCATTGATGACGGCGAATGATACGCCACAATCCATGGTCCATCGCGCTGACCTTTGTCTTTATGCCGCCAAAAATGCTGGTCGGGACAGAGTGGTAACTGAACGCGACAAGCTAATGATCAACGCCGCTTAA
- a CDS encoding iron-sulfur cluster assembly accessory protein, whose product MFGGLGLEILTATDAAKARLGELMENAESADGIRIGVKNGGCAGMEYTVDLTEGGEKGDDVVTFDEGNVYIDSKAILFLLGTEVDFEVTKFRTGFVFKNPNQTSACGCGESVELIPATLPEGMTLGRS is encoded by the coding sequence ATGTTCGGTGGTTTAGGTTTAGAAATTCTAACAGCCACAGACGCAGCCAAGGCGCGTTTGGGTGAACTTATGGAAAATGCTGAGAGTGCTGATGGCATTCGCATTGGCGTTAAGAACGGCGGCTGTGCGGGTATGGAATACACCGTCGACCTCACTGAAGGCGGCGAGAAGGGCGATGATGTCGTAACCTTTGATGAAGGTAACGTCTATATCGACAGCAAAGCGATCTTGTTTCTGCTTGGCACCGAGGTTGATTTTGAAGTGACAAAGTTCAGAACGGGCTTTGTGTTTAAAAATCCAAACCAAACATCGGCTTGCGGATGCGGTGAATCAGTTGAACTGATACCTGCAACTTTGCCAGAGGGCATGACGCTAGGGCGTTCATAG
- a CDS encoding SUF system Fe-S cluster assembly protein, whose amino-acid sequence MADSNDETSNRIEAAPAEELQKSAIPQAELEQLTTDIIAAVKTVYDPEIPVDVYELGLIYKVDISDDRNVEVDMTLTAPGCPVAGEMPIWVENAISSVDGIGIVNVNMVFDPPWDMSRMSEEAQVALNWY is encoded by the coding sequence ATGGCTGATTCAAACGACGAAACATCAAACCGGATTGAGGCGGCACCTGCCGAAGAATTGCAGAAATCTGCTATTCCGCAAGCAGAGCTTGAGCAGCTAACCACAGATATTATTGCTGCGGTGAAAACGGTTTATGACCCAGAAATTCCAGTTGATGTGTATGAACTCGGCTTGATCTACAAGGTCGACATCTCAGATGATCGCAATGTGGAAGTTGACATGACATTGACTGCACCTGGTTGTCCGGTTGCTGGCGAAATGCCGATTTGGGTAGAAAATGCCATTTCATCGGTAGACGGTATCGGGATTGTTAACGTCAACATGGTATTTGATCCCCCATGGGATATGAGCCGCATGTCTGAAGAAGCACAAGTGGCCCTTAACTGGTACTAA